From the Mahella australiensis 50-1 BON genome, the window TACACGAGGGCCGCGGCTATCTGCTTTGCGAAAAATCCCTTGTTGGGCTGCCCCCAGTCCATGGATTTGCTGCAATCGAGAAAGACGGTAACGACGGTCTCCCTCTCTTCGGTGAAAAGCTTGATAAAAAGCCTTTCAAAGCGCGCGTAAGCATTCCAGTCGATGCGCCGGAAATCATCGCCGGGTACGTATTCCTTATAATCCGAGAATTCCACCGAGCTACCTTTAGCGCCGGATTTGCGGTTACCACCGGCATCGCCTTTAACCAACATGTGCGCCGACAGCGATAAATGCTCAAGTTTATGTAGAAAATCCTGAGTCAAAAGCGTCTGAGCCACTGCGTCATCCCCTATTCGGCCAAAGCATTTATTATCTCGTCTATAATGCCGTCCGGCGTGCGGCCTTCGGCCAGGCCCTCGAAGTTCAGAAATATCCTATGGCGCAGTGCGGGATATGCCGTATACTTTATATCGTCGAACGACACGTTATAACGACCTTCCATAAGCGCACGGACCTTGGAAGCCGCTATTATAGCCTGAGCGCCGCGCGGACTGGATCCGTAGCGTACATAGCGTTTGGCGACATCCGGCGCCCCGTCTATCTCAGGGTGAGTGGCCAGCACCAGTCTTAGAGCGTAATCCTGTACGCCACGGGCTATGGGTACACGCCGGGCTATCTCCCTCAAATGCAGTATAACGTCGCCGTCGGCCGCCTTATTCGCGGTTATCTCATCGCCGGCAGTGGTCAGATCTATAATGGCGTGCAGCTCATCGAGGGAAGGAAAATCTACCAGCAGCTTGAAAAAGAAGCGGTCCAGTTGAGCCTCTGGCAACGGATAGGTGCCTTCCTGCTCCAACGGGTTCTGTGTGGCCAATACGAAATATGGCTCGGGCAAGCCGCGCGTCTGCCCGGCCACCGTCACGCTATGCTCCTGCATGGCCTCCAGAAGCGCGCTTTGCGTCTTGGGCGTGGCACGGTTTATCTCATCGGCCAGCACTATATTGGCGAATACCGGCCCGGCTTGAAAACTGAATCTGTTATTGCCCTGTTCGTCCTTCACTATGACATTGGTGCCGGTTATATCGGCCGGCATGAGATCGGGCGTAAACTGGATACGGTTAAAGCTCAGGTCCAGCACGTGGCCCAGCGTCTTGACCAGCCTGGTCTTGCCTAGGCCGGGCACGCCCTCCAGCAAAACATTGCCGCCGGCTATAACGGTCATGAGCACCTGGCGTATTATGTCGCGCTGGCCTATGATCTCCTTGGATATCTCGCTCTCTATGGATCTCACCTTATCGGCGAAAGATTCTATCATCTCGGCACTTATATCGTCCATCATGTACCCCTTTCATATCTGATCTGTAATTCAGGCATAAAGCTTTCGGCGTCCATCGTTGATTCACATGAGGCTTAACATATATCCGGAGCGGGCTTTTGAAGCGTAGGACCACAGCAATCTCTGATTGCGTTGTGGTTCAGCTTCACAGCCGTAGCGAAGGATATATGTTAAGCCGCCTCACTCTACCAGCGAACTGAAATATTGCCTGACGATTTCGCGCATATTGGGCGGTATCGCGCCGCGCTCCATGCTCTCCATCGCCTGACTCTGATAATCGCCGAACACCTCGTTATACGGCATAAAGCCGTCGAGGCTGCCCACGCCGCTGCCCGCGTCGATTTGCTGGCTGCCACCGCTATCTGAAGGTTTATCGGCTATATGGCTGGTCTCTCCACCGTCACCCAGTCGCGTCGGATCATATATGCGCTCGTGTTCTGTATATGAATCGGCGTCACCTTCGGGTTTGTTCACGCTGCCGCCCGATGCGCCGCTGTCGTTATAGCCTGCATCCTGGCTTGTGTGGCCGCCGCCTATACCGCTGCCGCCTCCCGAACCGTTGCCCGAGCTATTGCTGTCCGAACCGGAACCACCACCTGAACCGCTGCCCGAACCTTTATTATTCGAGTCACTGCCCGCGTTTCCATCGGACCCGCCTTGCCCCTGCGAACCGCTGTCTTGAGAACCTTGGCTGCCCGATGATGCCATTTGCGTATCGCCTTGGCCCGCCGCCTGGGCTATATGCCCTTTCATCTGCTGAAGCATATATTGTATATCAGCCGGATCCCCCGATATTCCCTGGGCCATCTGCGTAAGCTGACCCTGCAGCCCGTCCAATGCGGCCGCGGATAAACCTGTGCCGCCTGCAATATCCGATGCTATGGCGTCGGCGGCGTTTTGTAGTCCGCCCTTGAGCTGTAGATCTTTTGCTGCGGCTGCGGCATCGGCCAATGCTTTTTGCAGATCGGCTGCGGCGTCTTTGTCCAACCCTTGCCCTAGCACGCTTTTCAGCTTCTCTATCTCCGACTCGATAGCCTCGGCGTCCCGACGCTCTATAGCGTCCGCCAACGCTTTGGAAGCGGCGCTTTTACCCAAGCTCTGGGCAACGGATTGCATTTCATTCGCCCTTGCCTGCTCGAGCTGTTCCTTGAGTGCATCCTCAGTTTTAGATATCTCCTTCATAGCCTCTTTATAATCCGACCGCTTTTTGAGGTCTTGCTTCAACTTTTCCAACAGCTCGGCTATATCCTGCTTCTGCTCATCGCTTATCTGTACCTCATGTGCCAATTCATCCTCCGCTTTATCTATATCGGCCAAACCTTTGTCGATAGCCTCCTGAACGCGCACCCTTTCGCGTATAACTCTGTCCTGCGGATTCGGTATCAGCATGAGGGCGATCAACAGCGCTGTTGCGGCAGCAGCTGCATACAGTCGGCGTTTGGACACCATCAATAAAGGTATCGATTTTGGATCGAACTGATTCAGGCGCTTTATAGTATCTTGACGTTGAAGTATTGCAAAAACATCATTCCTGCCACTCAGCTCGTAAGATGTTATAACACGCTGCTGCAAACCGCGATCATCGATCTCATAAGCCACCTTGGTCAAAGATGGCTTGAATATCATGCCTAGTGCCATAAACACAGCTAAGACGGCTGCGCCACCGAGCAGTATATATAAATTCAATTCCATTATGGGGTAAAAAAACGACGCGATAACCCATATCACAGTCTGGACAAGCGCTGCTACAAAGCCCAGAAAAACATAATTTACGAAATTCCTGAGCGATATCCTCCTGCGCAGCGGCAATATAGCTCTGTAAATATCGCCGTCAATAGCCGCTCTCATACCAGCCATCTCAATTCATACCTGCATCGGCGCTATGACATTTTGACGAATGCATCTTCAATACCCGCACCGGCTTTACAACCCATGCGCTTATTAGCAGCAGAATAATCGCTATGACCGATATAACAACAGAATTGGTACCCCATATGCCCAGCTTTTGCACCATCCAAGACAGACTGCCTGTCATCGTAACGCTGGTATTATACATAGCAGATGATACTCCTAACATAGGAAACAGTCCCACTCCGCCGACACCTCCAGATTGTCGTCCCAGCAGGTCGAACAAACCGACCGCCGGGTTTAAGTAAAATGGAAATGGTATGTACACACCGCTGAAATGTTGATTTTTGCTTGCAAACCCTGACATCATATATGCGCTGAGCAATACGGTGATTATACCGAGGGCAAATATAACGATATATGCTGCCACTGTAGCCGTTACAGTTTTTTTAAATAGCACCGAACAAAATATGCCTATACTGCCCACTGCGAAAGCCGTTATAAGATAAAATGCAAAGAGCGTGACGATATCCATCGGCGCTATACCCCCGAATAAGAATACCAGGCTGAAAAGCGGTATCGACGCTATGGTCAGAAGCAACACGAAGCTCATGGACGACAGCATCTTGCCTAAAACTATGGCAAGGGACGACAACGGTGTGCACAACAGCAGATCCAGCGTCTGCTTCTCGCGCTCTCCGCTTATGGAGCCGGCCGTCTGCGCAGGTATAAGTATGATTATGAGCATAAATTGTATAACCGCCAAAATCGTATACAACTGTAATCCGAGATTGCGGCTGATATTCACACCTCCATAATGCGATAGTGTCTGCATGTTGGTTTGGAAAAACAGATAGGCTATTGCCAGCATAACGGCCAGGTAACCCACCAGCATAAGCACTGTACGCCAGCTCCTCATGCGTATCTTCAATTCGCTGACCAGCACCGGGTTATTAAACCATTTCTTCATCCTGAGTCACCTCCATAAATACCTTCTCTAAATTGCCATCGGTTTTGCTAAACGATATTACAGGCACATCGTTGGCCACAAGGGTTTTTAAAAGCGGCCATAGGTCCTCGTCCTTACCTTTATACCCGATCTCCAACATATCGTCCTCCTGAAATATGTCGCTGACCAATGGCTGCTGCTTAAGTACGCCTACAGCCTTGTCTATATCGCCCAGCAATTTTATCTTCACCGTAATTTTACCCGATACTGTTTGCATTATATTCTTTACATCGCCGCTCACCACCAACCTGCCATGCTCTATAATGCCTATGCTGTCGCACATCTCGGATAATTCAGACAGTATATGGGAGCTTATCAATATGGTCTTGCCCATATTTTTAAGCTCCTTGAGAATATTCTTCAATTCCACGCGCGCTCGCGGGTCCATGCCTGACGCCGGCTCATCGAGTATCAGCAATTCAGGGTCGTGCATGAGGCTGCGCGCAAGGCAAAGGCGCTGTTTCATGCCGCGTGACAACGAATCCACATAATTGTCGCGCTTATTGGCCAAATCCACAAGATCGAGTAACCCCTCTGCGGTCTTTTGCCTTTCTTTATAAGGAATGCCATATGAAGCACCATAAAAATCCAAATACTCCATGGCTTTCAGGTTATCGTATACTCCGAAGAAATCCGGCATATAGCCTATCTTGCGGCGTACTTTTATAGGCTCCTCCATCACATCGAATCCCGCGACCCTAACGCTGCCCGACGTAGGCGCCAGTAATGTGGCGGCTATCCTCATGGTGGTTGTCTTACCCGCACCATTCGGGCCAACAAATCCAAATACATGCCCGCGCTCCACGATCATGCTAAGATGATCGACGGCTACAAATCTACCGTAACGCTTTACAAGATCCTCGACGACAAGCATCAGCGCTTCCTCCCTTCTATGGTTATGGTAGGCATCTGTATTTCCACGCCATACATAGAATCAACGGCTACCTCTATAACCCCGCCATCGTTTATAAAGCGGTTAACCGCATCGCCTTCTATATCTATAGAGCCCGACGATGTTGAGCTGACGGATAAACCTTCGCCCGATTCCACGTAATCCTTTTTATCGTTATCGTATATAAACAGTTTAATAGCCGAGCCCTGTCCCTTGTTCATCACCGGCACGTTTATATGGATTTTATCTATGTCGACATCCTTAAATCGCCTTATATCAAACCCAAATATTACCCTTCCACGCTCTATAAATACAGTTGTATTTATGCCGTTGTCATTCATCGCAACGCTACCGGACTTGTCATAGTCAATATACGCATTTATAACACCGGGCGGTACGCTTACTATTCCATCCCTTTCAAAATCCACATTTAAACCACCCGTTATTACACCCGTATGATAAGCAGTAGTCGGTATTTCACCGTTAACCTTTATATCATCGGTTATTTTTTGCTCTATAAATGCAAATACTTTGAGAAAATCCCCGTCGGCTGAAATGTTCGATCCTATAGGAGTTGGATATGAGGCTGCAACAGTTGGCCCATTCGTCATTGTATACGGGCCATTAAAACCTGGTATAGCGATATTCTCAACGATACTCCTTCTATTCATCGCTTCCCTTTGTTCATCCGTAAGGTCTCCGGGGTTTCCATTGCGATACGGATCCGGATATAGTTTATCCAGCATGTTATAAAGTGCATTTTGATTGGATGAAATATAAAGCGGCATCTGTATAGATACATCCTTGGTTTCGCCCGATGCTACATTGCCTATTATCTGATAAGCATAGGGCGTAAAGATGACCATATCCTCTACCGGATAAGACAGGCCATTTGATATAATCCCCAATATCTTGCCGTCTCGGTAATAAAGATCGGCCTTAAAGCCGCTAAATTGAGGTATTACCTCTTTCATGGAAAATGTCTTCATAGTCCATACGTTTGCGTTATACAGCTCCATATATGCCGGATCGCCCTGCACGACTTTAGCCTGTACTATGCGCGCTGCATCTCCGCTTTGCGAATTGGAAGGTTGCGCATATGGGTCAAACGCGTTGTTACCGTTTATTGCTAATAACACATCTTTCTCAGCGCTGACAGTATAATCGCCCTTGCGCGGCATAAATACGCCGACGTAGTTATCGACATCGGCTGCATTTCCATCACCTTTTACATTTATAACCGATATAGTGTTGGATATGACCTCATCGCCTTTAACCGTATACCCCGCAGCATATATACCGCCGGAGAAAACCAGCACCAACAAAGGTATGGTAAACCACATCCATTCCCGTTTATCGAAACGCTTTAATGCAAAATAATTTATAGGCCCTATGACGGCAAGATATATTAAAAGCAATACCATCAAACCGTTTATAGACGGAATATCCATAGCCTTTATATTCTGAAGTGCTTGAAGAATACCCTGGTACTTATTTTGCTTAATCGGTATCTGTAAATCCGGGCTGCGCATATATGTCGCCTTTTGTGCATCGAGTTGCTCTGCGAGAAGATTATCCCACAACGCTTGGCTGCCTGCCCAACCGGTTATGGGCTCAATGCCCAAATCAAAAGCCGATATGAAAATATAACCCGCACCACTTCGCTGTTTTGCGATAATACAATTATCTCCCTCCTTAACCACTTCGTCGGCTCCGTCCATCTCAATATCCATCAATTGAAACGGCACGTCGCTATGATTTTTCACGCCCGAAACAACATCCAGAGCTGGTATTTCAACTACGCTCACTATTTCGCCTGTCTTTAACGGTATTACTTTATTAGTAAATCCGCTCAGCACTTTTTGACCGCTTGGGCCGGTGCCTATTATCAACAGCCCTCCGCCATCTATCCACGCATTCAAAGCATCGATCTGTCTTTGCGACAGCATGCCTGTATCAAAATCATTTATGACCAGTACAGCGAAATTATCGAGTACCTCTTTGCGATCAGGAAAGCTTTCGGCATTTAAGTGAATGGTTTCATGATATGTAAACAGGCCATTGTTGCCCGGTTTCTGCCACCAGTAATTTAAGGCGTCTTTATCATCGGTTAATACACCCATAAGATACTGATTATCGGTCATGGGATACAGGTTCTTTACTTCTATCTGCTTTATCGCTTTATCTTGCTGCATAAGGCGAACCTGCATGCCACGTTGAACAGTGGAAAATTGAACATAGAACGTGATACGCTTTTTTGAGCCTTGTGGTATTACGGCTTTGGTGGAAAACGCTACAGCCGTACCGTCCTGTTGAACGGCATCGGCCTCCAGCCACCCGTCGATATCATGCCCTTTATTCTCTATATTCACCACCACTGGCGTCCATTGTTGTATATTGAAATGGCCGTCGAATCCAACTTCAACTTCCATGATCACCTCATCGCCATCGGCATACGCTACGAGCGGTAATGTTAAGAACGCTAAGATCATTACAATAACTATTAGGAAACTAAAACAGCTCTTTTTGCTCACAAAACATCCTCCCAACAATTTGTATTCCATTATTAAGACTCATCATAGTTGAAAAAGGTTTTTCTTTCGGCATAAAAATTTTCCACTCCTATGCTGTTAACCATTATACCATGCTATATATCGGAATTGGTTACAAAAGTTTTACATTTGTATTAAGCAATTTAAAGCGCAAAAGGGCAAGCATACGCTTTTAAGCATATACCTTGCCCTTTTAAGTCCGCTTATATCAAGCAGCATTACATAGCTTTTGTATAACGATCAGCCACGCTGCTGGCTCCTACCGAATCAGGTTTTATTTGAGCGCACATACCGCACCCGGTTATCATGCTGACCACCTCTTTTATGATTTCGCGCGTCTTACCGTTTTTGCCCACATCCAAATGTATCTCCACATTCAGACTGCCTAAACCGCGCGCATCGAGCATCTCCATTATAAGATTGGCCACTTCGAGGCTGTAATTGGCCTCCATAAATATGCGCTGTTTGAACGAAGGTATGCGAGCTTGATAAAATCTTCTATAAAAGTAGCGCCCACCCTTACCTTCGCGGTATATTATTATAGCGGTAACAAAGCACACATCTGCATGGACCTGTGAATCGGTTCCTATCATCAACCTATAGTCGCTTTCCTCATCGGATATCACATACTCCATGATATCATCGCACAAAGCATCTAAATCCATCCTGCCCTTAGTCGGGCTTATGAAATTCACCTGTCGCATCATCTTCTTCTATTTTAGAATTTCGCTATTATTTTATCACTTATTCTCATAAAAATCATTAAGAAAATGTTAAATATACATTATCTCTGTATAGTAAACTCATATGGATTTTTACTATCTACGTGCGGAAGCACTTGATCTTCGACTTTTACATCGGCACCTGGTGGAAATCCCAATCTTACGGTCAGCTTATTGGCTGCATCTGCCGTATGTGTTCCTCCGGCTTCCAATGTACCCTCCCATACTCTTTTACCATCAGCCGTTATCCTGACCCAGCATCGACCAGTAGCCGAGACGGTAACGCTAAACCGCTCTTTATCGGTCACTATGGTATAAACGGCGCTGTTGGCCTTTTGCTCCAACAACGTCAACTGCGCTTGTGGAGGCTGTTCGGGTTCAGGTTCAGGCTGTGGCTCCGACTGAGGCGCAGACTCAGATTCGGATTGAGGTTCAGGCGTTTGATCTACCACCGGCGGCTGCGATGTATCAGGGCTTTGACCGGTATCCGGCTGCCACACAAATACAAAATAAAAAATTATAGTAATGGCAACTATTCCAATTAAAGCAACTAACCACCAACCGGTACCAGCAGAATCCGATGTATCTTCCAGCAGTGTGGTATCAGTCTTGCTGTCCAAATGCTGCTCTTCGCGGTCAGTACTATTATCGGCACGTTCCCTCAATAGCCGGTCGAATTGCCTTATAAGATAATCTCCATCCACTCCTACCGCCTCAGCATAACTCCTTATATACCCTCTGGTATACACTGTACCGGGTAGAAGATCCCACTGCCCTTCTTCTATCGCCCTTAAGTATCTCGGCATTATTTTGGTAATCTCGTGTACGTCCTGTATGGTCATATTTTTGTTTATTCGAGCCTGTTTTAAGATTTCTCCGATTTCATCCATTATTTATTCCAGGTCGAAACTCAATCGCATGCGATCGAAAACGCCTTCCCTCCTTCCAAGCTTATATTTAGATTTTAATACATTTCTACAATATTTTCAAATATATTTGGATAACAATTTTATTTGCATAATTATTCATTATGATGTATAATTATACGAAAATAGATGTGGGGTGAAATGACTGTGGATTTAAGCGAAATAATTGCTGCGGATAAACGCTATTATATGAATACATTTGGCGAGAGGATGCCGGTAGCTTTTGATCATGGAGAAGGTTGTGTACTATACGATAAAAACAGCAAAGCATACATCGATTTTGTAGCCGGTATAGCCGTTAATGCCTTGGGATATGCGCATCCTGCCCTGATCGATGCTGTAACCGAACAGGCCAAGAAGCTTATACATTGTTCCAGCCTTTATTATATAGAAAGCCAAGCAAAGCTGGCTCAAATACTTGCCGAAAATACATGTGGCGACAGGGTATTTTTTGGCAATAGCGGTGCCGAAGCCAACGAAGGGGCTATAAAGTTGGCTCGAAAGTATTTCTACAATCAAGGACAAGAGCGCTATGAGATAATAACGGCCAAAGCGTCGTTCCATGGCCGCACACTGGCTACATTGGCAGCTACTGGACAGGATAAATATCATAAACCGTTTGAACCGATGCCTGCTGGATTTATAAATATACCGTTTAATGACTTGGAAGCCGTTGAATCGGCTATATCGCCTACAACAGCCGCTATCATGGTAGAACCGGTACAAGGCGAGGGTGGGGTATTTGTGGCCGATAACGGCTATATGAAAGGCCTGCGCAAGCTATGCGACGAGAATGATTTATTGCTAATATTCGATGAGATACAGACTGGTCTTGGCCGCACCGGCAAATTTTTCGCTTATGAGCATTATGGCATAGAACCTGATATATTTACATCGGCCAAAGCGTTGGGCGGCGGTATACCACTGGGTGCTGTAATGGCTAAGGAGCAAGTGGCAGCAGCTTTTGAACCTGGCGATCACGGTTCGACTTTTGGCGGAGGACCTTTAGCATGTGCGGCTGGCATGGCAGTAGTGCAAACTATACTGGATGAACAGCTAAGCGACTATGCTGCCCAAACAGGTCAATACTTCTTCGATTGTTTGAAACAATTACAGGCCGAATATGGTTTTATAACCGATGTACGTGGCAAGGGCCTTATGCTGGGCATGGAGCTCGATCAAAGCATAAACGGTAAGGATATCGTTAAAGCCGCCTTTTGTAACGGTTTCCTTATAAATTGCGCCGGCCATAACACGCTGCGTTTTATACCACCGCTCATAATTACAAAAAATGAAATTGACATGTTGATAGAAATGTTAGATAATATTTTGAAGGCATATTTATAAGGGCTATGATAGCCCTTTATTTTTAAGCCCTGAAAGGAGCGATATCGCATTGGAGAATAAAAAAGCCATACTGGTTTTAGAAGACGGCAGTTATTTTGAAGGCGAGGCCTTCGGTAGGACCGGTCAAGCCCATGGCGAAGTGGTATTTAATACATGCATGACCGGTTACGAGGAGGTTTTGACCGACCCTTCGTATAAAGGACAAATGGTGGTCATGACCTACCCCCTTATAGGCAACTACGGTATGAATGAAGAAGATGTTGAATCCTATAAACCCCATGTAGAGGGTTTTATAATAAAAGAACTGTGCGATTATCCTAGCAACTGGCGCTGCACAATACATCCGGTCCAGTACTTCGAACGTTGGGGCATAATGGGGATCCATCGCGTCGATACTCGCCAGATAACGCAGCACATACGGAATTTTGGCAGCATGTACGGCGTTATATCAACCGAAAGTTTCGACGTCCAAGCGTTAGCCGAAACAGCCAGAAATATCGGCACTGTAAAGCGAGATCTGGTGGATATGGTATCCGTAAAGAAAACCAGGCATATAGAAGGCCCGGGACATCGTGTAGTCGTAATGGATATGGGCATGAAAGAGAATATAGCACGTTCGCTCGTCAAACGCGGATGCGATGTATATGTGGTGCCATGCCATACTTCGGCCAAAGAAATACTGGATCTAAACCCCGAAGGCATATTGATATCCAATGGCCCTGGTGACCCTCAAGATATACCCTATGCTATAGAGACCATACGAAACCTTATCGGCAAAAAGCCTATAATGGGCATATGCCTCGGGCATCAGTTGCTAGGACTGGCGTTAGGTGGCCAGACCTATAAGTTGAAATTCGGCCATCATGGCGGCAATCATCCGGTCAAGGATTTCAACAAAGGTCGCGTATACATCACATCGCAGAATCACAATTATGCCTTGCGCGACGATTTCTGTAAACAAGCCACCGTAACCCATATAAATCTGAACGATAACACCGTTGAGGGTTTTGTGCACAATGAATACCCAATAATAAGCGTACAGTATCATCCCGAAGCCAGCCCCGGTCCACACGATTCAGCCTATATGTTCGACGAGTTCGTGGGCATGATGGCCTGAGCTTATACGTTTTCCCGCTACCGGTTCGGCATATATGTTTTGCTACGCCTGGGAAACTGAACCATAACGTAATCATAGACCGGAGGCTATTCAGCTACCTCACAGGCTTGGTAACTGATTAGCCTCCGGCTCATATGCTTTGGATATCGGTGAAACTAAGGCTCGTTTCGCGAATTTCCACAGCGTCGATAACCTCTCGCTATCTGGTGATTTAAGTGCGATATCGGTTCATTCATGGTTTCGACCGTAAGAACATGAGGCGCTGAATAGTCACTGTTTGGGTTTGGAAGCCAGCCTTACTCCCACATCCTGTTTCTTTCCATCGCTCACAGTTTCTATCTTTACAGTATCGCCTATGTTTTTGCTATATATGGCCCTGCGCAAAGCCAACATGGTATTGACCTGCTTGTCATCTATCGAAAGTATTATGTCGCCTTGCTTTATACCCGCTTTATCTGCCGGGCTGCCTCTGTCAACATCTATGACATACACGCCCTGCTCCAGCTTAGGACCATTCTGTATAAAGTTAGCTATTTCCCTATCATATGCAAATATGCCTATATACGGCGCTGTAAATGTACCGGTGGCAATAACCCTTTCTACTATAGGTTTGGCTATATTTATCGGTATGGCAAAGCCCATACCCTCTGCGGTGGCTACTTTAACCGTGTTTATACCCACTACCTGAGCTTTGGCGTTGATTAAAGGCCCTCCACTGTTACCGGGATTTATAGACGCATCGGTTTGTATAAGGTCCTCCATAAAATTTGTGGCGCCATCAGCCTCTACCTGCAGCGTACGGTCCAAGGCGCTTATTATACCCGATGTAACGGTATGTTGGAACTGCAGGCCCAAAGGCGTTCCTATGGCTATAGCCGGTTCTCCCACTTTTAGCGTATCAGAATCACCAAACGCCGCATTTATATATCCGCTGCCATCTATCTTCACTATCGCGAGATCCAATACCGGATCAGTCCACAATGTTCTGCCTTCCATTGTACGTCCATCGTTTAACACAACGTTTATGCTTTTCGCTTCGCCGCCCGCCACATGATCATTGGTCAATATATAACCGTCGCTATCGACGATAACGCCTGAGCCGACACCTTGTACCATCTGTTGCGCTCTGCCGAACATGTCGGTTTCTGTCACCCTTGTAGTGGATATACCCACCACTGCCGGCGCTGCCTTTCGCACTATAGGGGTTACCCCATCCAAAGCATTATCGTCATCTGCCGATGCTTCTTCCTGAGCTGTGGACTGCGGGCGCTGCACCGGTGACTTATTATACCCCATCCATAGGGTAAATACTATGAAACTGAGCGCTACTGATACCAGCGCTGTAATGAATATAGTCATCCTTTTGCTTTTTAACATGACAAAGCCCTGCCTTTTATCGTATTTTATCATATATAGTTTGCTCTATAATATGGCTTCAATTCTCAGCACGACAAAAAAATCTTTAGCCGTTTTTTTGCAGCTTGACATGATATAACGGCTGGGATAGAATAATAAAGATATTTTTGTTTGTGGGAGGAGTTTATGCCGACTAAATATATATTTATAACTGGCGGCGTGGTATCGTCGCTGGGCAAGGGCATTACCGCTGCCAGTTTGGGCAGATTGCTTAAAAATCGAGGGCTTAATGTAGTAATTCAAAAATTTGATCCATATATAAATATAGACCCCGGTACCATGAGTCCGTATCAGCACGGCGAGGTATTTGTAACCGAAGACGGTGCCGAAACCGATCTGGATCTAGGCCATTATGAGAGATTTATAGACGTCAATCTATCTCATAACAGCAATGTTACAGCCGGCACCA encodes:
- a CDS encoding S1C family serine protease, with amino-acid sequence MLKSKRMTIFITALVSVALSFIVFTLWMGYNKSPVQRPQSTAQEEASADDDNALDGVTPIVRKAAPAVVGISTTRVTETDMFGRAQQMVQGVGSGVIVDSDGYILTNDHVAGGEAKSINVVLNDGRTMEGRTLWTDPVLDLAIVKIDGSGYINAAFGDSDTLKVGEPAIAIGTPLGLQFQHTVTSGIISALDRTLQVEADGATNFMEDLIQTDASINPGNSGGPLINAKAQVVGINTVKVATAEGMGFAIPINIAKPIVERVIATGTFTAPYIGIFAYDREIANFIQNGPKLEQGVYVIDVDRGSPADKAGIKQGDIILSIDDKQVNTMLALRRAIYSKNIGDTVKIETVSDGKKQDVGVRLASKPKQ